Within Desmodus rotundus isolate HL8 chromosome 6, HLdesRot8A.1, whole genome shotgun sequence, the genomic segment GTCCTTCTTGATGATGTTTTGCCCATCATCATAGTACAACATGGACATGGGTCTCAGCTTGGTGGGCACACAGCACGACTTGAGGTTGGAGAAGGGGCTGTAACCCCGCATGCGGTAGTGGTTAATGACCGTTGAGTGAAAGGAGAGAGATGACCCCGACGTGCCTGCTATATGGCTTGGGCACTCGCCCTCGCAGTAGTTGGCATGATAGCCAGAGGGAGCAATGATCCAGTCATTCCAGCCAATGTCCTTAAAACTAACAAAGAACTGTTTCTTACAGCAGATGTTGACCTTGCCATCACACTCCAAGCCCCGCCGCCTCCGCCGATGAGGGTGGTCTTCAGATTGCCGGGCCTGCAGCATGAGGAAAGGTCTATGGGATTGCTCCTTCTCctcatctcctcccacccctccttctcctccagcccttttcttcccttccccatcctcttctttcttcttcctcttgcccAGGAGCACAAGACTGGCACCAGTCTCATGGCACTGCTCACAGGCAATCCTAATGTCCAGGGAGCTCTTGCCCTGGTCCAGCAACCGCTGGATACTGCTGGAGACAGGAAAGATGTGCCAGGTGCTCTTTCGAGCATCCACTGCCTTTTCTGATATCAACAGTTCACTCCTCTCTTCCATTAAGCCCACTGCCTCGGCCTCATCCCCCATGGCCAAGCTGCCCTGTGGATGCTTCTGCTGCTGGAAAAGATGGATGGTGACTTTGGTCCTGTTCCTGTTGGCCTTGGGGACTTTTAGGAAGAGCCAGACTTCTGCACGTTCCACCACTGA encodes:
- the INHBA gene encoding inhibin beta A chain, translating into MPLLWLRGFLLVSCWIIVSSSPTLGSQGHSVDPACPSCALTTLPKDVPNAQPEMVEAVKKHILNMLHLKKRPEVTQPVPKAALLNAIRKLHVGKVGENGYVEIEDDIGRRAEMNELMEQTSEIITFAESGTARKTLHFEISKEGSDLSVVERAEVWLFLKVPKANRNRTKVTIHLFQQQKHPQGSLAMGDEAEAVGLMEERSELLISEKAVDARKSTWHIFPVSSSIQRLLDQGKSSLDIRIACEQCHETGASLVLLGKRKKKEEDGEGKKRAGGEGGVGGDEEKEQSHRPFLMLQARQSEDHPHRRRRRGLECDGKVNICCKKQFFVSFKDIGWNDWIIAPSGYHANYCEGECPSHIAGTSGSSLSFHSTVINHYRMRGYSPFSNLKSCCVPTKLRPMSMLYYDDGQNIIKKDIQNMIVEECGCS